GTGGCGCACGGCGGGGTGCAGGCCCGCGCGGGAGACGACGGCGAGCGCCGCGCGGAAGGCCGCGACCTGCTCGGCGGTGGTGGAGGCCTCCGGCTCGTCGCCCCGGGCGAGGTGGGACCACACCCCGACGACGTCGAGCGTGCCCTCCGCGGCGAGCCGGGCGGCGTGGTCGACGAGCCCGTCCCACGCCTCGGGCCGGGCGCCGCCGCGGCCCATCCCGGTGTCGGCCTTGAGGTGGACGCGGGCGGGCCGGCCGGCGCGCACGGCGGCCGCGGCGAGCTCCTCCAGCGCCCACGGCGCGGCGGCCGAGACGTCGATCCCGGCGGCGACCGCGTCGGTCAGGGGCGCGCCCGGCGCGTAGATCCACGTGAGGAGCGGCTCGGTGACGCCCGCGGCGCGCAGGCCGAGCGCCTCCCCGAGCTGGGCGACGCCGAGCCAGGTCGCCCCGGCGGCCAGCGCGGTGCGCGCGACCGGGAGGAGGCCGTGCCCGTAGGCGTCGGCCTTGACCACGGCCATGACCTCCGCACGGCCGGCGACGGCGCGCAGCCGCTCGACGTTCGCGCGGATGGCGGCGTGGTCGACGACCGCCCGGGCCGGGTAGTAGCTCACAGTCCCCGAGTCTCCCACCTGTGCCCGGCCCTCAGGGTGAGGCCAGGACGTCGGCGACGACGCCGGGGAGGGCGTCGGCCACCGTGAGGGCGGTGACCGGGCCACCGGCGGACGCACGCGTCCCGGCCCGGCCGTGGAGGAGGGCCGCGGCCGCGGCGAGCTCGGCGGTGAGGGCGCCGTCCGGGTCTCCCCCGCCGGCGAGGTCCTCCGCGCGCTGGGCGAGCAGCGCCCCGAGCACACCGGCGAGCACGTCGCCGGTGCCGGCGGTGGCCAGCCACGGGCCGCCGTCGGCCTGGGTGAGGGTGGTGCCGCCCGGGGCGGCGACGACCGTCGTCGCCCCCTTGAGCAGGACGGTGGCGCCGGTGAGCGCGGCGGCGCGGCGGGCGGCGGGCAGCGGCGCGGCCTCGACGTCGGCGCGGCTCGTCCTCTCCCCGCGCTCGGTGAGGAGCTGGGCGAGCTCCCCGGCGTGCGGGGTGAGGACGACGGTCGCGGGCAGCCGCTCGGGGGCCAGGGCCAGCGCCCCTGCGTCGAGGACGGCGGGCAGGCCGTCGGCGAGCGCCCGGCGCAGGGCGTCGCGGACGTCCTCGGCGCGTCCCTCGTCGGCCGGGTCGACGCCGCTGCCGGCAGCCCAGGCCTGGACCCGGCCGCTGCCGGCGACGACCTCGGGGAAGCGTTCGTGGACGAGGCGGGTGGGGCCCTCCGGGCCGAGGTAGCGCACCATGCCCACGCCGGTGCGCAGCGCGCCGGCGGCGGCGAGGACGGCGGCGCCGGGGTAGGTCGTCGACCCGGCGACGAGGCCGAGGACACCGCGCGTGTACTTGTGGTCGGTGGGCAGGGGCGGGCGGAGCAGGTCGGCGACGTCGGCGGGGCCGAGGCGGGCGAGGGCCGCCTCCCCCAGCCCGAGCCCGATGTCGACGACGACGAGCCGTCCGGCGAGCGCCTCGGCCGGGCGGGCGAGCAGGCCCGGCTTGGCCGCGCCCATCGTCACCGTGACGTCCGCGCGCAGGACCGGCCCGGCCACCGTGCCGTCGTCGACCCCGATGCCCGAGGGGACGTCGACGGCGACGACGGTCGGCTCGTCGGGCATCGCGGCCCGCCGGTCGGCGAGCGCCGTGACGATCCCGGCGAGCGGCTCGCGCAGGGCGCCGCGCGCGCCGATGCCGGTGAGCCCGTCGAGCCACACCCCGGCGCGGTCGGCGAGGACGGTGAGGAGCTCCTCGCGTGGCCGGCCGGCGGCGTCGAGGACGTCGTGGGTGCGGACCCTGGCCCGGCGCGCCGCGGCCAGGCCGCGCTCGTGGGGGCGGTCGGTGCACAGCGCGGCGGCCACCTGCAGCCCGCGGCGGGCGAGGTAGGCGCCGGCGTACAGGGCGTCCCCGCCGTTGTTGCCACCGCCGACGAGCAGGAGCACCGTCGTGCCGCTGCGGCGCGCCCCGAGCCGGTCGAGCTCCTCGAGCACGGCCGTCGCGACGGCGAAGGCGGCGTGGGTCATGAGCGCGTCGGTCGGGGTGGCGGCGAGCAGGGGGGCCTCCGCCTCCCGGATCGCCTGTGCCTCGTGTGCGCGGATCATCAGCCCTCGGCGACGACCATGGCCGAGGCGATCCCGGCGTCGTGGGAGATGGACAGGTGCCAGGTGCGCACGCCGAGCTCGGCGGCCCGCTGCGCGACGGAGGCGCGCACGTGGACGACCGGCGCCCCGCCCGGCACACGCTCGACGGTGCAGTCCTGCCACGACATGCCGCCCGGTGCCCCGAGCGCCTTGGCGATGGCCTCCTTCGCGGCGAAGCGCGCCGCGAGCGAGGCCGGCGGCAGGCCGCGCTCCTCGGTGGTGAAGAGCCTGTCCCGCAGCCGGGGCGTGCGCTCGAGGGTCGCCATGAACCGTTCGACGTCGACGACGTCGATCCCCACCCCGACGATCACCGGCTCACTCCACGGTCACGGACTTCGCGAGGTTGCGCGGCTGGTCGACGTCGTAGCCCTTCGCCCGGGCGAGCTCGGAGGCGAAGATCTGCAACGGCACGACGGACACGAGCGGCGTCATGAGCGTCGGCGTGGCCGGGTAGCGGAAGACGACGTCGGCGTACGGCTCGACGGCGTCGTCGCCGTCCTCGGCGATGACGAGGGTCCGCGCACCGCGCGCCCGCACCTCCTGGATGTTGGAGATGACCTTGGCGTGCAGGGTGGGCCGGCGCGGCGTGGGGACGACGACGAAGACCGGCTGTCCCTCCTCGACCAGCGCGATCGGCCCGTGCTTGAGCTCCCCGGCGGCGAAGCCCTCGGCGTGGATGTAGGCGAGCTCCTTGAGCTTGAGCGCACCCTCGAGCGCCACCGGGTAGCCCACGTGCCGCCCGAGGAAGAGCACCGACGTCGTGTCGCGCATCGCGCGGGCGACCTCGCGGACCTCGTCCTGGCGGGAGAGGACCTCCTCGATGCGGGCGGGGATGCGCCCGAGCTCGGCGAGGTAGTCGGCGACCTCGTCGATGTACTTGTTGCCGCGCAGCTGGGCGAGGTAGAGGCCCAGGAGGTAGGTCGCGGTGATCTGGGCGATGAAGGCCTTCGTCGAGGCGACGGCGACCTCCGGCCCGGCGTGGGTGTACAGGACGGCGTCGGACTCCCGCGCGATCGTCGAGCCGTAGGTGTTGACGACGGCGAGCACCTTGGAGCCCTGCTCGCGCGCGTGCCGCACGGCCATGATCGTGTCCATCGTCTCCCCGGACTGGGAGACCGCGACGACGAGCGTCTTCTCGTTGACGACGGGGTCGCGGTAGCGGAACTCGTGGGCGAGCTCGACCTCGACCGGGATGCGGCACCAGTGCTCGATGGCGTACTTCGCGACGAACCCGGCGTAGGCGGCGGTGCCGCAGGCGACGACGATGATCTTGTCGATGCTGCGCAGGATCGTCTCGTCGATGCGCAGCTCGTCGAGCTTGAGACGGCCGAGCTCGTCGGTGCGCCCGAGCAGGGTGTCGGCCACGGCCTGGGGCTGGTCGTGGATTTCCTTGTCCATGAAGGAGTCGAAGCCGCCCTTGACGGCCGCGGCGGCGTCCCACTCGACGGTGAACGCCCGCGGCTCGACCTCCTGGCCGGCGGCGTCCACGACGGTGACGGAGTCGCCGGTGAGGGTGACGACCTGGTCCTGGTCGACCTCCAGCGCCCGCTTGGTCTGGGAGACGAACGCGGCGACGTCGGAGCCGAGGTAGTTCGCGCCCTCGCCCAGCCCGATGACGAGCGGGGAGTTGCGGCGGGCCGCGACGATCGTGCCCGGGTGGTCGGCGTGGACGGCGACGAGCGTGAAGGCCCCCTCCAGCCGCGCGGTCACGGCGAGCATCGCGGCGGTGAGGTCACCGGCGTAGGCACGTCCCAGGAGGTGGGCGACGACCTCGGTGTCGGTCTGGGAGAGGAAGAGCGCGCCGTCGGCCTCGAGCTCGCGGCGCAGCGCGGCGTAGTTCTCGATGATCCCGTTGTGGACGACGGCGAGGTTGCCGTCCCCGGACAGGTGCGGGTGGGCGTTCTCGTCGGTGGGGCCGCCGTGGGTGGCCCACCGGGTGTGCCCGATCGCGGCCCTGGAGGGCGGCAGCGGGTAGCGCTCGAGCTCGTCGAGCAGGTTCTGGAGCTTGCCTGCCTTCTTGCGCACCGCGAGCCCGCCGTCGGTGACGGCGGCGATCCCCGCGGAGTCGTAGCCCCGGTACTCCAGACGGGCCAGCCCGTCGAGCACGACCTCGGCAGGCGGGGTGCCTGCGCTCGCCACGGACACGGCACCCACGATTCCGCACATGTCGCCCAGGCTATCGTCTCGGGCGGCGGCCGGGCGCGGCACACCTCGCGGTAGGGGACACTGTGTGCCGTGACCCAGCCCGCGCTCCCGGCAGCCCCCACGTCGCTGTCCCCCTTCCTGGAGCTCGACCGCAGGGCGTGGAGCAGGCTGTCGGCGTCGACCCCGCAGCCGCTCACGGCCGGCGACATCGACCGCCTCCGCGGCCTGGGCGACCCCATCGACCTCGAGGAGGTCGACACGGTCTACCGGCCGCTGTCGAGGCTGCTGTCGCTGTACGTCGCCTCCTCGCGCCGGCTCGGGTCGGTGACGTCGACGTTCCTCGGGGAGCGGATGGGCCGCACGCCGTTCGTCATCGGGGTGGCCGGCTCGGTGGCCGTCGGGAAGTCGACGGCCTCGCGCCTCCTGCGCGAGATGCTGCGCCGCTGGTCCGGCACGCCCCGGGTGGAGCTCGTCACCACCGACGGCTTCCTCCACCCCAACGCCGAGCTCGAGCGGCGCGGGCTCATGACGCGCAAGGGCTTCCCGGAGTCCTACGACCAGCGCGCGCTGCTGCGCTTCCTCAGCGCGGTGAAGTCCGGGGTGCCGGAGGTGAGCGCCCCGGTGTACGACCACCTCACCTACGACATCGTCCCCGGCAAGCAGATCACCGTGCGCCGCCCGGACGTCCTCATCGTCGAGGGCCTCAACGTCCTCCAGCCGGCGCGCACGACGTCGGACGGCTCCCCGAGCCTCGCGGTGAGCGACTTCTTCGACTTCTCGATCTACGTCGACGCCCGCACCG
Above is a genomic segment from Georgenia wutianyii containing:
- the glmS gene encoding glutamine--fructose-6-phosphate transaminase (isomerizing) — encoded protein: MCGIVGAVSVASAGTPPAEVVLDGLARLEYRGYDSAGIAAVTDGGLAVRKKAGKLQNLLDELERYPLPPSRAAIGHTRWATHGGPTDENAHPHLSGDGNLAVVHNGIIENYAALRRELEADGALFLSQTDTEVVAHLLGRAYAGDLTAAMLAVTARLEGAFTLVAVHADHPGTIVAARRNSPLVIGLGEGANYLGSDVAAFVSQTKRALEVDQDQVVTLTGDSVTVVDAAGQEVEPRAFTVEWDAAAAVKGGFDSFMDKEIHDQPQAVADTLLGRTDELGRLKLDELRIDETILRSIDKIIVVACGTAAYAGFVAKYAIEHWCRIPVEVELAHEFRYRDPVVNEKTLVVAVSQSGETMDTIMAVRHAREQGSKVLAVVNTYGSTIARESDAVLYTHAGPEVAVASTKAFIAQITATYLLGLYLAQLRGNKYIDEVADYLAELGRIPARIEEVLSRQDEVREVARAMRDTTSVLFLGRHVGYPVALEGALKLKELAYIHAEGFAAGELKHGPIALVEEGQPVFVVVPTPRRPTLHAKVISNIQEVRARGARTLVIAEDGDDAVEPYADVVFRYPATPTLMTPLVSVVPLQIFASELARAKGYDVDQPRNLAKSVTVE
- a CDS encoding holo-ACP synthase, with the protein product MIVGVGIDVVDVERFMATLERTPRLRDRLFTTEERGLPPASLAARFAAKEAIAKALGAPGGMSWQDCTVERVPGGAPVVHVRASVAQRAAELGVRTWHLSISHDAGIASAMVVAEG
- the coaA gene encoding type I pantothenate kinase: MTQPALPAAPTSLSPFLELDRRAWSRLSASTPQPLTAGDIDRLRGLGDPIDLEEVDTVYRPLSRLLSLYVASSRRLGSVTSTFLGERMGRTPFVIGVAGSVAVGKSTASRLLREMLRRWSGTPRVELVTTDGFLHPNAELERRGLMTRKGFPESYDQRALLRFLSAVKSGVPEVSAPVYDHLTYDIVPGKQITVRRPDVLIVEGLNVLQPARTTSDGSPSLAVSDFFDFSIYVDARTDDVRRWYVDRFLSLRRTAFADPRSYFRRYADLSDEEATATATRIWSTINEPNLEENILPTRSRASLVLTKAGDHRMRRMRLRKI
- the alr gene encoding alanine racemase; translation: MSYYPARAVVDHAAIRANVERLRAVAGRAEVMAVVKADAYGHGLLPVARTALAAGATWLGVAQLGEALGLRAAGVTEPLLTWIYAPGAPLTDAVAAGIDVSAAAPWALEELAAAAVRAGRPARVHLKADTGMGRGGARPEAWDGLVDHAARLAAEGTLDVVGVWSHLARGDEPEASTTAEQVAAFRAALAVVSRAGLHPAVRHLAASSGTLFHPETHFDLVRPGIALYGLSPAPDVASPVDLGLRAAMRLEADVILTKDVPVGTRVGYGHTYATPEAGRLALLPLGYGDGIPRHAGSTGPVQLAGRRARIAGRVSMDQIVVDLGPGADVAPGDVAVLFGDARDGVPTAEDWAAAAGTIGYEIVTRLGTRVPRTHVSQEVTP
- a CDS encoding NAD(P)H-hydrate epimerase codes for the protein MIRAHEAQAIREAEAPLLAATPTDALMTHAAFAVATAVLEELDRLGARRSGTTVLLLVGGGNNGGDALYAGAYLARRGLQVAAALCTDRPHERGLAAARRARVRTHDVLDAAGRPREELLTVLADRAGVWLDGLTGIGARGALREPLAGIVTALADRRAAMPDEPTVVAVDVPSGIGVDDGTVAGPVLRADVTVTMGAAKPGLLARPAEALAGRLVVVDIGLGLGEAALARLGPADVADLLRPPLPTDHKYTRGVLGLVAGSTTYPGAAVLAAAGALRTGVGMVRYLGPEGPTRLVHERFPEVVAGSGRVQAWAAGSGVDPADEGRAEDVRDALRRALADGLPAVLDAGALALAPERLPATVVLTPHAGELAQLLTERGERTSRADVEAAPLPAARRAAALTGATVLLKGATTVVAAPGGTTLTQADGGPWLATAGTGDVLAGVLGALLAQRAEDLAGGGDPDGALTAELAAAAALLHGRAGTRASAGGPVTALTVADALPGVVADVLASP